A single region of the Thermococcus zilligii AN1 genome encodes:
- a CDS encoding type II toxin-antitoxin system RelE family toxin: protein MAYEVLVHRNVLRELKDAPESVRKKFGELVEELKFNPVPSEKFDVKKLRGRENTFRVRLGDYRVIYELRKRNFLS, encoded by the coding sequence ATGGCTTACGAGGTTCTTGTTCACAGAAACGTTCTGAGGGAACTCAAAGATGCTCCCGAAAGCGTGCGTAAAAAATTTGGAGAGCTGGTCGAAGAACTCAAGTTTAACCCTGTCCCCTCCGAAAAGTTCGACGTCAAAAAGCTCAGAGGAAGGGAAAATACATTTAGGGTTCGATTGGGCGACTATCGAGTTATCTATGAACTCCGGAAAAGGAACTTCTTATCCTGA
- a CDS encoding OPT family oligopeptide transporter produces the protein MEFKPYVPPEESLPEYTVKAFVLGVLLSIIMGAANAYLGLYAGMTVSASIPAAVISMAILFAFKDRNILENNMVQTAASAGESLAAGVIFTFPALVVLEYYTTFPYYLVTIIAALGGSLGALFTVVLRRAFIVEEKLPYPEGTACAEVLIAGDKGGSHAKPILWGGIFGGVFKLLGSSGLWAGTVETAKFFGRRVLYFGSDLSAALISVGYIVGLNIAFLVFLGGAIAWFIAIPIYAAKMGNPEGLSALDLAWTIWSTKIRYMGVGAMVVGGLWSLVKLRGPILRGIRAGLEAAKHRQAGGTLPRTEEDLPLNYVLILIVAFVIPMFLLYAHVLNSIGIAAIMAVLMLILGFFGSAIAGYLAGVVGSSNNPVSGITIMSLLFTALILKALGFSGTEGMVATILVAAVVCTAAAIAGDTMQDLATGYLVGATPRRQQVFEIIGTFFAALVMVPVLNLLIQAYGIAGTPTAKENALAAPQAFLMTKVTQGVFKGTLEWNMVFIGAGIAVVLIILDEILAKKGSKFRTPVMPVAVGIYLPFSLGVPIFFGGLVRHFVIRVRKEGAENPTDPGVLGAAGLIAGEALMGIIFAALIVAGAAPSVGFSSDLLGVILLVAIAAWLYITGKKK, from the coding sequence GTGGAGTTCAAACCCTACGTACCCCCTGAAGAATCCCTGCCTGAGTACACCGTTAAGGCGTTTGTTCTTGGTGTTTTGCTTTCGATTATAATGGGCGCGGCAAACGCCTACCTTGGATTGTACGCTGGCATGACAGTCAGCGCCAGCATCCCCGCGGCCGTTATATCGATGGCGATACTCTTTGCCTTCAAGGACAGGAACATCCTCGAGAACAACATGGTACAGACCGCTGCTTCCGCCGGTGAGTCCCTCGCGGCCGGAGTTATCTTCACGTTCCCGGCTTTAGTAGTGCTCGAATATTACACGACCTTCCCGTACTACTTGGTGACCATCATAGCGGCCCTGGGCGGCTCCCTCGGTGCCCTCTTCACCGTAGTGCTCAGGAGGGCGTTCATAGTCGAGGAGAAGCTCCCCTACCCAGAGGGCACTGCGTGTGCCGAAGTCCTTATAGCGGGGGACAAAGGTGGAAGCCACGCTAAGCCTATACTCTGGGGCGGAATCTTTGGAGGTGTCTTTAAGCTCCTCGGCAGCTCCGGCCTCTGGGCAGGAACCGTTGAGACCGCCAAGTTCTTTGGGAGAAGGGTCCTCTACTTCGGAAGCGACCTCTCCGCTGCACTCATAAGCGTTGGCTACATCGTCGGCCTCAACATAGCTTTCCTCGTCTTCCTCGGCGGTGCCATTGCCTGGTTCATAGCAATTCCTATCTACGCGGCTAAGATGGGTAACCCCGAGGGTCTGAGCGCCTTAGACCTTGCCTGGACCATCTGGAGCACCAAAATAAGATACATGGGCGTCGGTGCGATGGTCGTCGGCGGCCTCTGGAGCCTCGTCAAGCTCAGGGGGCCGATATTGAGGGGCATCAGGGCTGGACTTGAGGCGGCCAAGCACAGACAGGCCGGAGGAACCCTCCCGAGGACAGAGGAGGATTTACCGCTCAACTACGTCCTGATACTCATAGTGGCCTTCGTGATTCCAATGTTCCTCCTCTATGCTCACGTCCTTAACTCAATAGGGATTGCGGCAATAATGGCCGTCCTGATGCTCATCCTCGGCTTCTTCGGAAGCGCGATAGCCGGCTACCTCGCCGGTGTCGTTGGTTCCTCGAACAACCCCGTCTCGGGAATCACCATCATGAGCCTCCTCTTCACGGCCCTTATACTCAAGGCCCTTGGCTTCTCCGGCACGGAGGGAATGGTGGCTACGATCCTCGTGGCGGCGGTCGTGTGCACGGCAGCCGCTATAGCAGGGGATACCATGCAGGATCTTGCAACAGGTTACCTCGTCGGTGCGACCCCCAGGAGGCAGCAGGTCTTTGAGATAATAGGCACCTTCTTCGCCGCCCTCGTCATGGTCCCCGTGCTCAACCTCCTAATCCAGGCCTACGGTATCGCTGGAACCCCAACGGCCAAAGAGAACGCCCTCGCGGCCCCGCAGGCCTTCCTCATGACCAAGGTTACCCAGGGTGTTTTCAAGGGGACCCTTGAATGGAACATGGTCTTCATTGGCGCAGGCATAGCGGTTGTCCTCATAATCCTCGACGAGATACTCGCAAAGAAGGGCTCGAAATTCAGAACCCCCGTCATGCCGGTAGCGGTTGGAATCTACCTGCCGTTCAGCCTCGGCGTGCCGATATTCTTCGGCGGTCTCGTCAGGCACTTCGTCATCAGGGTCAGGAAAGAGGGTGCGGAGAACCCGACCGATCCGGGCGTCCTCGGTGCGGCAGGACTCATAGCCGGTGAGGCTCTCATGGGCATCATCTTCGCTGCTCTTATCGTTGCAGGGGCTGCACCCAGCGTCGGCTTCAGCAGCGACCTCTTAGGAGTCATCCTCCTGGTTGCAATAGCGGCCTGGCTCTACATTACCGGCAAGAAGAAGTGA
- a CDS encoding PqqD family protein, with translation MEEYLNLVPVRNGKVQLRKVEGKYYLLIPMESKLDFLARKLHGDYRRIELDEVGAYIWELCDGRRTVAEIGKALKARFGEEVEPLYERLVTFLLELRKRYLVGFKRDEDIVQGGD, from the coding sequence ATGGAAGAGTATCTGAACCTTGTTCCGGTTCGCAACGGGAAAGTCCAGCTCAGGAAGGTCGAGGGAAAGTACTACCTCCTCATCCCTATGGAGTCAAAGCTCGACTTTTTAGCCAGGAAACTCCACGGGGACTACAGGAGGATAGAGCTTGACGAAGTGGGGGCTTACATCTGGGAGCTCTGCGATGGTAGAAGAACCGTTGCGGAGATAGGAAAGGCCCTGAAGGCGCGCTTTGGGGAGGAAGTTGAGCCCCTCTACGAGCGCCTGGTGACGTTTCTTTTAGAACTGAGGAAAAGGTACCTGGTTGGGTTTAAAAGGGATGAGGATATAGTCCAAGGTGGTGACTGA
- a CDS encoding RlmF-related methyltransferase, translating into MPAWKDGKLGLPVKEAVKLFPELEKYLDERGRLDLSNREARILYNRAIAKAVFGLDIEYHPRGLVTTPVSRYLFLNTFLRGGERVLEIGTGHTALMALMAEKIFSCEVTATELDEEFFGYAGRNVGRNNGKVKLVRSNGGIIRGVIPEGERFDVIFSAPPYYEAPTRGVLTEREGVGGGEYGEGFSVRLMEEALDYLRPGGKVALFLPDKGPLIKVLTEKGEELGYSVRDVRFKAGTRWRHSLILAL; encoded by the coding sequence ATGCCCGCCTGGAAGGACGGAAAGCTTGGGTTGCCGGTTAAGGAAGCTGTTAAGCTCTTTCCCGAGCTTGAGAAATACCTCGACGAACGCGGAAGGCTCGATCTCTCGAACAGGGAAGCGAGGATACTCTACAACAGGGCGATTGCGAAGGCCGTCTTCGGGTTAGACATCGAATACCACCCGCGGGGCCTCGTGACCACCCCGGTTTCGCGCTACCTCTTTCTTAACACGTTCCTCCGGGGCGGTGAAAGGGTTCTGGAGATAGGCACCGGGCACACAGCCTTAATGGCCCTCATGGCGGAAAAGATTTTTAGCTGCGAGGTTACCGCTACGGAGCTCGATGAGGAGTTCTTTGGGTATGCGGGGAGGAACGTTGGGAGGAATAACGGTAAGGTGAAGCTGGTTAGGAGCAACGGCGGAATAATCCGGGGAGTTATCCCGGAAGGCGAGAGATTTGACGTTATTTTCTCAGCCCCGCCCTATTATGAGGCCCCTACGAGGGGGGTTTTAACGGAAAGGGAGGGCGTCGGTGGGGGAGAGTACGGTGAGGGGTTTTCGGTGAGGCTGATGGAGGAGGCGCTTGACTACTTGAGGCCCGGAGGAAAAGTGGCGCTCTTTCTTCCGGACAAGGGGCCCCTGATAAAGGTTCTAACGGAAAAGGGAGAAGAACTGGGCTATTCGGTTAGAGACGTCCGCTTCAAGGCCGGAACGAGGTGGAGGCACAGCCTGATCTTGGCGCTTTAG
- a CDS encoding M20 family metallo-hydrolase: MGETLDRVSREIENLRDEMVETLVELIKIPAISPDYGGEGEYDKAQKLLEMIKDWPFDKVEVYNAPDGRAKNGVRPSILAYYYGEKGEKSERLWILTHLDVVPPGDLSRWTVTEPFKPLVKDGKVYGRGSEDNGQSLVSSLYAVKAMMNLGIRPKRTVILAFVSDEETGSHYGVEWLIKNHPELFKKEDLVLVPDGGKEDGTFVEVAEKSILWFKVRVKGKQVHASMPHKGLNAHRVALDLAYHLDRLLHEKYPTRNELFEPPESTFEPTVVKNPANSPNIAPGEHEVVFDCRVLPNYSLDEILEDVGRLTEEVKEKYRKEIDGKILPEIGIEVLQRLDAPAPTDPNSEIVVLLKDALRKLRGKDAKVGGIGGGTFAAFFRKLGIPAVVWATLDEMAHQPDEYARIDNMVEDAKVMAALALL, from the coding sequence ATGGGCGAAACCCTTGATAGGGTCTCCCGGGAGATCGAAAACCTCCGGGACGAGATGGTGGAAACCCTCGTCGAACTCATAAAAATCCCGGCGATAAGCCCCGACTACGGCGGAGAAGGTGAATACGACAAGGCCCAGAAACTGCTCGAAATGATAAAGGACTGGCCCTTTGATAAGGTTGAGGTCTACAATGCTCCCGACGGGAGGGCCAAGAACGGCGTCAGGCCGAGCATCCTGGCCTATTACTACGGCGAAAAGGGCGAGAAAAGCGAGAGACTGTGGATTCTGACGCACCTTGACGTGGTTCCTCCGGGGGATTTGAGCAGGTGGACGGTTACCGAGCCCTTCAAGCCCTTAGTGAAGGACGGAAAGGTCTACGGCAGGGGGAGCGAGGACAACGGCCAGAGCCTGGTCTCTTCCCTTTACGCAGTTAAAGCCATGATGAACCTCGGGATAAGGCCGAAGAGAACGGTAATCCTTGCCTTCGTCAGCGATGAGGAAACCGGAAGCCACTACGGCGTTGAGTGGCTGATAAAGAACCACCCAGAGCTCTTTAAGAAGGAAGACCTCGTTTTAGTTCCCGATGGCGGAAAAGAGGATGGAACTTTCGTAGAGGTGGCAGAGAAGAGCATACTCTGGTTCAAGGTCAGGGTTAAGGGAAAGCAGGTTCACGCGAGCATGCCCCACAAGGGCCTCAACGCCCACCGCGTCGCCCTCGACCTTGCTTACCACCTCGACAGGCTCCTCCATGAGAAGTATCCCACGAGGAACGAGCTGTTCGAGCCGCCGGAGAGCACCTTCGAGCCGACCGTGGTCAAAAATCCCGCTAATAGTCCCAACATAGCGCCCGGAGAGCATGAGGTGGTCTTTGACTGCAGGGTTCTGCCCAACTACAGCCTCGACGAAATCCTTGAAGACGTGGGAAGACTCACAGAGGAAGTAAAGGAGAAATACAGGAAGGAGATCGATGGGAAGATCCTTCCGGAGATAGGGATAGAGGTTCTCCAGCGCCTCGACGCCCCCGCCCCGACCGACCCTAACAGCGAGATAGTTGTTCTCCTGAAGGACGCACTCAGGAAGCTCCGCGGCAAAGACGCTAAAGTCGGTGGTATAGGCGGCGGAACCTTCGCGGCCTTCTTCAGAAAGCTCGGCATTCCAGCCGTTGTCTGGGCGACCCTCGACGAGATGGCCCACCAGCCCGACGAGTACGCCAGGATCGACAACATGGTGGAAGATGCGAAGGTGATGGCCGCTCTGGCGCTTCTGTGA